In a single window of the Xylanimonas protaetiae genome:
- a CDS encoding VTT domain-containing protein has protein sequence MQTLALASTVHALGPGWMDPSSLITGFLTSYGTWAVVAIAVVVFVETGLLFPILPGDSLLFMAGAFTAQHAMRLPLPVVVLVLFGAAVLGNSTGYGIGRAVGPRLFDRPDARIFKRTYIDQTQKYFDRYGGRTITIAQFVPIVRTYAPVASGVGRMPFRHFIAYNALGAALWAAGITVIGYLLGNIAFVKDHVEALVLMIVAVSVVPMVVEVLRERRKAARATATMAAGAARAAAPAQAGTVVDDGVHPPRHAR, from the coding sequence ATGCAGACACTTGCGCTCGCGAGCACGGTCCACGCGCTCGGGCCGGGCTGGATGGACCCGTCGAGCCTCATCACCGGGTTCCTCACGTCGTACGGGACGTGGGCCGTCGTCGCGATCGCGGTCGTCGTCTTTGTCGAGACCGGTCTGCTGTTCCCGATCCTGCCGGGCGACTCGCTGCTGTTCATGGCCGGGGCGTTCACCGCGCAGCACGCCATGCGGCTGCCGCTGCCCGTCGTGGTGCTCGTGCTGTTCGGCGCGGCCGTGCTGGGCAACTCGACCGGCTACGGCATCGGACGCGCCGTGGGGCCGCGTCTCTTCGACCGGCCCGACGCGCGCATCTTCAAGCGCACGTACATCGACCAGACCCAGAAGTACTTCGACAGGTACGGCGGGCGCACCATCACCATCGCCCAGTTCGTGCCCATCGTGCGCACGTACGCCCCGGTGGCCTCCGGCGTCGGGCGCATGCCGTTCCGGCACTTCATCGCCTACAACGCGCTCGGCGCGGCGCTGTGGGCGGCCGGCATCACGGTGATCGGCTACCTGCTGGGCAACATCGCGTTCGTCAAAGACCACGTCGAGGCGCTCGTGCTGATGATCGTCGCGGTGTCCGTGGTGCCGATGGTGGTCGAGGTGCTCCGCGAGCGCCGCAAGGCCGCCCGGGCGACCGCGACCATGGCGGCGGGTGCCGCGCGTGCTGCGGCACCCGCGCAGGCCGGTACCGTCGTGGACGACGGCGTGCACCCGCCCCGTCACGCGCGCTAG
- a CDS encoding ATP-binding SpoIIE family protein phosphatase, which yields MAESPTRDAQPSPDLFAELAEGTGLCMFLTGSYDDGLPLLWVNDAFLRKTGVPAGAQPPPPAPGRASLGPLELVLADPSSGVLAVPTLASGEAGTFTLECRKASGGTYWSHVTFTPRRDATGRVTHYLGVSVDVSEYVDERSAQLQTLAVERRRRADLDLVAQTTELLGDLEYPFALRDIAELLRTVVPWAAFYLHDDGLLFAEGIDVAAPPGGRGRRHARHVVAGDPERPLEAGTPRPGLETVDAVQDLLDGLVDGPVLVRLDVEYPPFSASGWLRRDLVTRVVDETGVRPASVVVHAMGGRRQVLGLLVTWNGDQAGVAVPGDGVAVLSEPDDVRTVVEVIARRAGTAIDNARLYAREHRLAEALQRAMLPEQADVTGLDVWTYYAPNAEHAQVGGDWYDVLDIDGSTVGLVIGDVVGHDVEAAAAMGQLRSVVRSYAYELTTPGVVLDRVDTLVQGMRIPRSASLVYATLRKRDDAAGPGEERWDMEYTRAGHLPPLLLRDGEVRQLDEGGGSLVGFGFIERRTARETLRPGDVLLLYTDGLIERRDRSLKVGLDALTETSARITARDAAGVGEELLSRLADAPEDDVAIVVVRLPDPVADAVTPALSPRSRRWLLPSEPASIGRARHAVLRSCEAWGLPDSASAELVVSELVANGVLHGWGNIGLRLFDTGDGLRIEVEDANPAPPVTTDGHPNRVGGFGMQIVERLADWGWRPSRSGKLVWAKLKQPAASLAVH from the coding sequence ATGGCAGAGTCCCCGACGCGTGACGCACAGCCGTCCCCTGACCTCTTCGCGGAGCTGGCCGAGGGGACGGGCCTCTGCATGTTCCTGACCGGGTCGTACGACGACGGTCTGCCGCTGCTGTGGGTCAACGACGCGTTCCTGCGCAAGACGGGCGTCCCGGCGGGTGCGCAGCCCCCGCCCCCGGCCCCCGGGCGAGCGTCGCTGGGACCCCTCGAGCTCGTGCTGGCCGACCCGTCGAGCGGCGTGCTCGCGGTGCCCACGCTCGCCTCGGGCGAGGCCGGGACGTTCACCCTGGAGTGCCGCAAGGCGTCGGGCGGCACCTACTGGAGCCACGTGACGTTCACGCCCCGGCGGGACGCGACGGGTCGCGTGACGCACTACCTCGGCGTGAGCGTGGACGTCTCGGAGTACGTCGACGAGCGGTCCGCGCAGCTCCAGACCCTCGCCGTCGAGCGCCGGCGGCGCGCCGACCTGGACCTGGTCGCACAGACCACCGAGCTGCTCGGCGACCTCGAGTACCCGTTCGCGCTGCGCGACATCGCCGAGCTGCTGCGCACCGTGGTGCCGTGGGCGGCGTTCTACCTCCACGACGACGGGCTGCTGTTCGCCGAGGGCATCGACGTCGCCGCCCCGCCGGGCGGCCGCGGCCGCCGGCATGCGCGCCACGTCGTCGCGGGCGACCCGGAGCGCCCGCTGGAGGCGGGCACGCCCCGCCCCGGCCTGGAGACCGTCGACGCCGTCCAGGACCTGCTCGACGGGCTCGTCGACGGCCCCGTGCTGGTGCGTCTCGACGTCGAGTACCCGCCCTTCAGCGCGTCCGGGTGGCTGCGCCGCGACCTGGTGACGCGCGTCGTCGACGAGACGGGCGTGCGGCCCGCGTCGGTCGTCGTGCACGCCATGGGCGGACGCCGCCAGGTGCTGGGCCTGCTGGTCACGTGGAACGGGGACCAGGCGGGCGTCGCCGTCCCGGGTGACGGCGTCGCGGTGCTCAGCGAGCCCGACGACGTCCGTACGGTCGTCGAGGTCATCGCCCGCCGCGCCGGCACGGCCATCGACAACGCGCGCCTCTACGCGCGCGAGCACCGGCTCGCCGAGGCGCTCCAGCGCGCGATGCTGCCCGAGCAGGCCGACGTCACGGGCCTCGACGTGTGGACGTACTACGCGCCCAACGCGGAGCACGCCCAGGTGGGCGGCGACTGGTACGACGTGCTCGACATCGACGGCTCGACGGTCGGCCTCGTGATCGGCGACGTCGTCGGGCACGACGTCGAGGCCGCTGCCGCGATGGGCCAGCTGCGGTCCGTGGTGCGGTCGTACGCGTACGAGCTGACGACGCCCGGCGTGGTGCTCGACCGCGTCGACACGCTCGTGCAGGGCATGCGCATCCCCCGGTCGGCGAGCCTCGTGTACGCGACGCTGCGCAAGCGCGACGACGCCGCCGGGCCGGGCGAGGAGCGCTGGGACATGGAGTACACGCGGGCGGGCCACCTGCCGCCGCTGCTGCTGCGCGACGGCGAGGTGCGCCAGCTCGACGAGGGCGGCGGCTCCCTCGTGGGCTTCGGGTTCATCGAGCGCCGCACGGCCCGCGAGACGCTGCGGCCGGGCGACGTCCTGCTGCTCTACACGGACGGCCTCATCGAGCGCCGCGACCGCTCGCTCAAGGTGGGCCTCGACGCGCTCACCGAGACGTCGGCGCGCATCACGGCGCGCGACGCCGCGGGCGTGGGCGAGGAGCTGCTGAGCCGGCTGGCCGACGCGCCCGAGGACGACGTCGCCATCGTCGTCGTGCGGCTGCCGGACCCGGTGGCGGACGCCGTGACGCCCGCGCTGTCGCCGCGGTCGCGGCGCTGGCTGCTGCCGAGCGAGCCGGCGTCGATCGGGCGAGCGCGGCACGCGGTGCTGCGCTCGTGCGAGGCGTGGGGGCTGCCGGACTCGGCGTCGGCGGAGCTCGTGGTCTCCGAGCTCGTCGCCAACGGCGTGCTGCACGGGTGGGGCAACATCGGGCTGCGGCTGTTCGACACGGGCGACGGGCTGCGCATCGAGGTCGAGGACGCCAACCCGGCACCGCCCGTCACCACCGACGGCCACCCGAACCGCGTGGGCGGCTTCGGCATGCAGATCGTCGAACGCCTGGCGGACTGGGGCTGGCGCCCCTCGCGCTCGGGCAAGCTCGTGTGGGCGAAGCTCAAGCAGCCGGCGGCGTCGCTCGCCGTGCACTGA
- a CDS encoding HAD-IIA family hydrolase: MTRPIAAWLTDMDGVLVHEGHAIPGAPEFIAALRDAGRPFLVLTNNSIFTPRDLRARLATSGIELPEENIWTSALATAQFLHDQIPGGSAYAIGEAGLTTALHEAGYTLTESDPDYVVLGETRTYSFEQITKAIRLIKGGSRFIATNPDTTGPSLEGPLPATGAVAALIQSATGRAPYYVGKPNPILFRSALNRIGAHSEDTAMVGDRMDTDVVGGIEAGLTTFLVMTGSTRPQDVEKYPFRPSHVKDSIADLVALV; the protein is encoded by the coding sequence ATGACCCGCCCGATCGCAGCCTGGCTCACCGACATGGACGGCGTCCTGGTGCACGAGGGGCACGCCATCCCCGGCGCACCCGAGTTCATCGCGGCGCTGCGCGACGCGGGCCGGCCCTTCCTGGTGCTGACGAACAACTCGATCTTCACGCCGCGCGACCTGCGCGCCCGCCTGGCAACCTCCGGCATCGAGCTGCCCGAGGAGAACATCTGGACGTCCGCGCTGGCCACGGCCCAGTTCCTGCACGACCAGATCCCGGGCGGCTCGGCCTACGCGATCGGCGAGGCGGGCCTGACGACGGCGCTACACGAGGCCGGGTACACGCTCACCGAGTCGGACCCCGACTACGTGGTGCTCGGCGAGACGCGCACCTACTCGTTCGAGCAGATCACCAAGGCGATCCGCCTCATCAAGGGCGGCTCCCGGTTCATCGCGACGAACCCCGACACCACCGGGCCGTCGCTGGAGGGGCCGCTGCCCGCCACGGGCGCCGTCGCCGCGCTCATCCAGTCGGCCACCGGGCGGGCGCCCTACTACGTGGGCAAGCCCAACCCGATCCTGTTCCGCTCGGCGCTCAACCGGATCGGCGCGCACTCCGAGGACACCGCGATGGTCGGCGACCGCATGGACACCGACGTCGTCGGCGGCATCGAGGCGGGCCTGACGACGTTCCTGGTGATGACCGGGTCGACGCGCCCGCAGGACGTGGAGAAGTACCCGTTCCGCCCGAGCCACGTGAAGGACTCGATCGCGGACCTCGTCGCGCTCGTCTGA
- a CDS encoding STAS domain-containing protein — translation MRDISDAVSGTGTHDGAPEIGDPASVHLIVGATRARIVLSGEIDADIGAELSEATAEAEATGLPVEIDAHHITFMDSSGVAFLARVASRMPQKVRILRAPPTVKFLLEVTRIGELLEIVDDVEGLD, via the coding sequence GTGCGCGACATTTCCGACGCCGTCTCAGGGACGGGTACGCACGACGGAGCGCCCGAGATCGGTGACCCCGCGAGCGTCCACCTCATCGTGGGGGCCACGCGCGCCCGCATCGTGCTCTCCGGAGAGATCGACGCCGACATCGGCGCAGAGCTCAGCGAGGCGACCGCCGAGGCCGAGGCGACGGGCCTGCCCGTCGAGATCGACGCGCACCACATCACGTTCATGGACTCGTCGGGCGTCGCGTTCCTCGCCCGCGTCGCCTCCCGCATGCCCCAGAAGGTCCGCATCCTGCGCGCCCCGCCGACGGTGAAGTTCCTCCTCGAGGTCACCCGCATCGGCGAGCTCCTGGAGATCGTCGACGACGTCGAAGGCCTCGACTAG
- the purT gene encoding formate-dependent phosphoribosylglycinamide formyltransferase has translation MTEARPASTTVTPTPGALGTPLSPHATRVLLLGSGELGKEVAIELQRLGAEVVAVDRYADAPAMQVAHRAHVVDMLDAAALRAVLDAERPHVVVPEIEAIATQVLAEVEASGVRVVPTARATRLTMDREGIRRLAAEELGLPTSPYRFVDTFDAFRSAVAEVGLPCVVKPVMSSSGKGQSVVRTADDVEGAWAYAQTGGRATASGEAGVRVIVEGFVTFDYEITMLTVRSVAGTTFCPPVGHVQVDGDYRESWQPAPMSDKALAAAEAMAARVTEALCSSSGCGWGLFGVELFVVGDEVLFSEVSPRPHDTGLVTLVSQDVSEFGLHARAILGLPVAAPAPVGGPGQQAAASCAVLAEGTGVPVFDDVAAALAVPTAQVRLFGKPRVEGGRRRVAVALARGADVEQARSRARDAAAALKVRLA, from the coding sequence ATGACCGAAGCCCGGCCCGCGAGCACGACCGTCACCCCCACCCCTGGCGCCCTGGGGACCCCGCTGTCCCCGCACGCCACGCGCGTCCTGCTGCTCGGCTCGGGCGAGCTCGGCAAGGAGGTCGCGATCGAGCTGCAGCGCCTCGGCGCCGAGGTGGTGGCCGTGGACCGCTACGCCGACGCCCCCGCCATGCAGGTGGCGCACCGCGCGCACGTCGTCGACATGCTCGACGCCGCTGCCCTGCGCGCGGTGCTGGACGCGGAGCGCCCGCACGTCGTGGTCCCCGAGATCGAGGCGATCGCCACGCAGGTGCTCGCCGAGGTCGAGGCGTCCGGCGTCCGCGTGGTCCCCACGGCCCGCGCGACGCGGCTCACCATGGACCGCGAGGGCATCCGCCGTCTCGCGGCCGAGGAGCTCGGCCTGCCGACGTCGCCGTACCGCTTCGTCGACACGTTCGACGCGTTCCGGTCGGCGGTCGCGGAGGTCGGTCTGCCGTGCGTCGTCAAGCCGGTCATGTCGTCGTCCGGCAAGGGCCAGTCCGTCGTCCGCACCGCCGACGACGTCGAGGGCGCGTGGGCGTACGCGCAGACGGGCGGCCGCGCGACGGCGTCCGGCGAGGCCGGGGTCCGCGTCATCGTCGAGGGCTTCGTGACCTTCGACTACGAGATCACCATGCTGACCGTCCGCTCGGTCGCGGGCACGACCTTCTGCCCGCCCGTCGGGCACGTGCAGGTCGACGGCGACTACCGCGAGTCGTGGCAGCCCGCACCCATGAGCGACAAGGCACTCGCTGCCGCTGAGGCCATGGCCGCCCGCGTGACGGAGGCGCTGTGCAGTTCAAGCGGGTGCGGCTGGGGCCTGTTCGGCGTCGAGCTGTTCGTCGTCGGCGACGAGGTGCTGTTCTCCGAGGTCAGCCCGCGCCCGCACGACACCGGCCTCGTCACCCTGGTGAGCCAGGACGTCAGCGAGTTCGGGCTGCACGCCCGTGCGATCCTCGGCCTGCCCGTCGCCGCGCCCGCCCCCGTCGGCGGCCCCGGCCAGCAGGCCGCGGCGTCGTGCGCGGTGCTCGCCGAGGGCACGGGCGTCCCGGTGTTCGACGACGTCGCCGCCGCGCTCGCGGTCCCGACGGCGCAGGTGCGCCTCTTCGGCAAGCCGCGCGTCGAGGGCGGCCGCCGGCGGGTCGCGGTCGCGCTCGCCCGGGGCGCCGACGTCGAGCAGGCGCGGTCGCGGGCCCGCGACGCGGCAGCGGCGCTGAAGGTCCGCCTTGCCTGA
- a CDS encoding TrmH family RNA methyltransferase produces the protein MPERLPEVEEATASTAAPGALATADHRAEVGVGPWEGEWPSGARWDTDLLAHGDRRNVADEFRYWTVDAIVAALDARRDPARELHVAIENWAHDLNIGSVVRTANAYNVAGVHIVGRRRWNKRGAMVTDRYLHVHHHPDADHLASWAAERGLTLVGVDNVAGSVPIEGRALPSRAVLVLGQESTGLTPQAQAACDVVVHVTQHGSTRSLNASAAGAIAMFAWALQHATP, from the coding sequence TTGCCTGAGCGGCTCCCGGAGGTCGAGGAGGCCACCGCGAGCACGGCCGCGCCGGGCGCTCTCGCCACGGCGGACCACCGGGCGGAGGTCGGCGTCGGGCCCTGGGAGGGGGAGTGGCCGTCCGGCGCGCGGTGGGACACCGACCTGCTCGCCCACGGCGACCGGCGCAACGTCGCCGACGAGTTCCGCTACTGGACCGTCGACGCCATCGTCGCCGCGCTCGACGCCCGCCGGGACCCCGCCCGCGAGCTGCACGTCGCCATCGAGAACTGGGCGCACGACCTCAACATCGGCTCCGTGGTCCGCACCGCGAACGCGTACAACGTCGCAGGCGTCCACATCGTCGGCCGGCGCCGGTGGAACAAGCGCGGCGCCATGGTCACCGACCGCTACCTGCACGTCCACCACCACCCCGACGCCGACCACCTCGCGTCGTGGGCGGCGGAGCGCGGGCTGACGCTCGTCGGCGTCGACAATGTCGCGGGCTCGGTCCCGATCGAGGGCCGCGCGCTCCCGTCGCGGGCCGTGCTCGTGCTCGGCCAGGAGTCCACCGGGCTGACCCCGCAGGCGCAGGCGGCGTGCGACGTCGTCGTCCACGTCACGCAGCACGGCTCGACGCGCTCGCTCAACGCGTCAGCGGCCGGCGCGATCGCCATGTTCGCCTGGGCGCTCCAGCACGCGACGCCCTGA
- a CDS encoding STAS domain-containing protein: MIEIATSPTTTTLVITGDLDLAERDQFPEIASRVVGLRRQLLVIDMCRVTFMDSTGAAFLISLADSGRKRGGATVLRGADERDLFVLEVCGALDMFRVDRDHDCEDSAADTAFTRPGAAGSPAADPLPHRPRPTA; the protein is encoded by the coding sequence ATGATCGAGATCGCGACGTCGCCGACGACGACGACCCTCGTGATCACCGGCGACCTCGACCTCGCCGAACGCGACCAGTTCCCGGAGATCGCCTCCCGCGTGGTCGGCCTGCGCCGCCAGCTGCTCGTCATCGACATGTGCCGCGTGACGTTCATGGACTCCACGGGCGCGGCGTTCCTCATCTCGCTGGCGGACTCGGGCCGCAAGCGCGGCGGCGCCACCGTGCTGCGCGGCGCCGACGAGCGCGACCTGTTCGTGCTCGAGGTGTGCGGCGCGCTCGACATGTTCCGCGTGGACCGCGACCACGACTGCGAGGACTCGGCAGCCGACACGGCGTTCACGCGTCCAGGCGCGGCCGGGAGCCCCGCGGCCGACCCGCTCCCGCACCGGCCGCGACCGACCGCCTGA
- the fbaA gene encoding class II fructose-bisphosphate aldolase — protein MPIATPEVYAEMIDRAKAGKFAYPAVNITSSSTVTAAIQGFAEAESDGIIQVSVGGAEYASGSTIKDRIAGSLALAAYATEVAKNYSVNIALHTDHCVKKNLDSWVRPLLALEAEQVKKGLNPTFQSHMFDGSDIPLDENLVIAAELLELSQAARTILEIEVGVVGGEEDGHVAEINEKLYTTAEDGLATVRALGAGEKGRYLTALTFGNVHGVYKPGAVKLRPSILADIQKAVGDEIGKANPFDLVFHGGSGSTAEEIAEAVDNGVIKMNIDTDTQYAYTRPVADWMLKNYDGVIKADGEIGNKKQYDPRAWAKAAEAGMAQRIVEASQQLRSAGQKMR, from the coding sequence ATGCCCATCGCAACCCCTGAGGTCTACGCCGAGATGATCGACCGGGCGAAGGCTGGCAAGTTCGCCTACCCCGCGGTCAACATCACGTCGTCCTCGACCGTCACCGCCGCCATCCAGGGCTTCGCGGAGGCCGAGTCGGACGGCATCATCCAGGTCTCCGTGGGCGGCGCCGAGTACGCGTCGGGCTCGACCATCAAGGACCGCATCGCCGGTTCGCTGGCCCTGGCCGCCTACGCCACCGAGGTCGCCAAGAACTACAGCGTGAACATCGCGCTGCACACGGACCACTGCGTCAAGAAGAACCTGGACTCCTGGGTCCGCCCGCTCCTCGCCCTCGAGGCGGAGCAGGTCAAGAAGGGTCTCAACCCGACCTTCCAGTCGCACATGTTCGACGGCTCGGACATCCCGCTGGACGAGAACCTCGTCATCGCCGCCGAGCTGCTCGAGCTCTCGCAGGCCGCGCGCACCATCCTCGAGATCGAGGTCGGCGTCGTCGGTGGCGAGGAGGACGGCCACGTCGCGGAGATCAACGAGAAGCTCTACACGACGGCCGAGGACGGCCTCGCGACCGTCCGCGCCCTCGGCGCCGGCGAGAAGGGCCGCTACCTGACGGCCCTCACCTTCGGCAACGTGCACGGCGTGTACAAGCCGGGTGCCGTCAAGCTGCGCCCGTCGATCCTCGCCGACATCCAGAAGGCCGTCGGCGACGAGATCGGCAAGGCCAACCCGTTCGACCTCGTGTTCCACGGCGGCTCGGGCTCGACGGCGGAGGAGATCGCCGAGGCGGTCGACAACGGTGTCATCAAGATGAACATCGACACCGACACGCAGTACGCGTACACGCGCCCGGTGGCCGACTGGATGCTGAAGAACTACGACGGCGTCATCAAGGCCGACGGCGAGATCGGCAACAAGAAGCAGTACGACCCGCGCGCCTGGGCGAAGGCGGCCGAGGCCGGCATGGCCCAGCGCATCGTCGAGGCGAGCCAGCAGCTCCGCTCGGCCGGCCAGAAGATGCGCTGA
- the pyrE gene encoding orotate phosphoribosyltransferase translates to MTHADFSPTPREQLLELIKELAIVHGKVTLSSGKEADYYVDLRRITLHHRAAPLVGHVMLDHLEELGFGTADVDAVGGLTLGADPIADALLHAAASRGQDLDAFVVRKEAKAHGMQRQIEGPDVAGRRVVVVEDTTTTGGSPITAIEAVRAAGGEVVAVATIVDRATGAGAKIEALGVPYHPLFSLEDVGLA, encoded by the coding sequence GTGACCCACGCTGACTTCTCCCCGACCCCCCGCGAGCAGCTCCTCGAGCTCATCAAGGAGCTCGCGATCGTCCACGGCAAGGTGACGCTGTCCTCCGGCAAGGAGGCCGACTACTACGTCGACCTGCGCCGCATCACGCTGCACCACCGCGCGGCCCCGCTCGTGGGCCACGTCATGCTGGACCACCTCGAGGAGCTCGGCTTCGGCACGGCGGACGTCGACGCCGTCGGCGGCCTGACGCTGGGCGCCGACCCGATCGCCGACGCGCTGCTGCACGCCGCGGCGTCGCGCGGCCAGGACCTGGACGCGTTCGTGGTCCGCAAGGAGGCGAAGGCGCACGGCATGCAGCGCCAGATCGAGGGGCCCGACGTCGCCGGGCGCCGCGTCGTCGTCGTCGAGGACACGACCACCACGGGCGGCTCGCCCATCACGGCCATCGAGGCAGTGCGCGCCGCGGGCGGCGAGGTCGTCGCGGTCGCGACGATCGTCGACCGCGCCACGGGCGCGGGCGCGAAGATCGAGGCCCTGGGCGTCCCGTACCACCCGCTGTTCTCGCTGGAGGACGTCGGCCTGGCCTGA
- a CDS encoding magnesium and cobalt transport protein CorA has translation MSITDNAVYVDGHRTDNPPSLELTLETMQACDGIGWIDLLQPSAAEIRAVADELGLHELAVDDAVNAHQRSKLERYDDVLFVVLHPARYLDSPEQVEFSELHVFVGPRFVVSVRRDEFPHVSPVRRALEARPDRLRLGPLAILHALLDRVVDEYAPVVAGLENDIDEIEDQLFSRDPEVSRRMYELSREVIRLQRATRPLVQIVRTLETGRVFDLAPGAGAAVTEDGGAGMDVELERAFRDVLDHAIRYAERADEFRAVLDNALTVHATLVAQEQNEEVRHMTEASLKQAEAAKKISSWAAIFFAPTLVAGIYGMNFTHMPELHWLFGYPFALLLMVVAAFGLYSIFKRVDWL, from the coding sequence GTGAGCATCACCGACAACGCCGTCTACGTCGACGGGCACCGCACGGACAACCCGCCGAGCCTCGAGCTGACGCTCGAGACGATGCAGGCCTGCGACGGCATCGGCTGGATCGACCTGCTCCAGCCGAGCGCCGCCGAGATCCGGGCGGTGGCCGACGAGCTGGGGCTGCACGAGCTCGCCGTGGACGACGCCGTCAACGCCCACCAGCGCAGCAAGCTCGAGCGGTACGACGACGTGCTCTTCGTGGTGCTGCACCCGGCCCGCTACCTCGACAGCCCCGAGCAGGTGGAGTTCTCCGAGCTGCACGTGTTCGTCGGGCCCCGGTTCGTGGTGTCCGTGCGGCGCGACGAGTTCCCGCACGTCAGCCCCGTGCGCCGGGCGCTCGAGGCCCGGCCGGACCGGCTGCGGCTCGGGCCGCTGGCCATCCTGCACGCCCTGCTCGACCGGGTCGTGGACGAGTACGCCCCCGTCGTCGCCGGGCTCGAGAACGACATCGACGAGATCGAGGACCAGCTCTTCAGCCGGGACCCCGAGGTGTCGCGGCGCATGTACGAGCTGTCGCGCGAGGTCATCCGGCTCCAGCGGGCCACGCGCCCGCTCGTCCAGATCGTGCGGACGCTCGAGACGGGCCGCGTGTTCGACCTGGCGCCCGGCGCCGGGGCCGCCGTCACGGAGGACGGCGGGGCGGGCATGGACGTCGAGCTCGAGCGGGCGTTCCGCGACGTGCTCGACCACGCCATCCGCTACGCCGAGCGCGCCGACGAGTTCCGCGCCGTGCTCGACAACGCGCTCACCGTGCACGCCACCCTCGTCGCGCAGGAGCAGAACGAGGAGGTGCGGCACATGACGGAGGCGTCGCTCAAGCAGGCGGAGGCCGCGAAGAAGATCTCGTCGTGGGCGGCCATCTTCTTCGCGCCCACCCTGGTGGCCGGGATCTACGGCATGAACTTCACGCACATGCCCGAGCTGCACTGGCTGTTCGGGTACCCGTTCGCGCTGCTGCTCATGGTGGTCGCCGCGTTCGGGCTCTACTCGATCTTCAAGCGCGTCGACTGGCTCTGA